A genomic region of Peromyscus eremicus chromosome 19, PerEre_H2_v1, whole genome shotgun sequence contains the following coding sequences:
- the Slc4a9 gene encoding anion exchange protein 4 codes for MKLPGQEDFGHSSAHENVLSEELDSGLGPGPGLGGPSDTDNVESGLSQDPLLFIQLNELLGWPHALEWKETGRWVLFEEKLEVGAGRWSAPHVPTLALPSLQKLRSLLAEGIVLLDCQAQNLLELVEQVISGESLSPELRGQLQALLLQRPQHHIQTPGIRPCRGSSAFRNASHDEDTPLKHQNPLRQKLPPGAEAAAVLAGELGFLAQPLGAFVRLRTPVVLEPLTEVILPSRFFCLLLGPPTLEGSYREMGRAAAVLLSDPQFQWSVRRASDLHDLLAALDAFLQEVTTLPPGRWDRTARIPPPKCLPSQHKRLHSELQEVTGLSHQSASQAEDRHHNGQHTPSPELQRTGRLFGGLVQDVRRKAGWYPSDFLDALHPQCFSAVLYIYLATVTNAITFGGLLGDATEGAQGVLESFLGTAVAGAAFCLMAGQPLTILSSTGPVLVFERLLFSFSRDHSLDYLPFRLWVGIWMATLCLVLVATEASLLVRYFTRFTEEGFCALISLIFIYDAVGKMLNLIHAYPIQRPGSPAYGCFCQYPGPGGNASEWTSTKHKDTDVLSVHLGLVNASLLSPPECIRQGGYPHGPSCYTVPDIAFFSLLLFFTSFLCAMALKHVKNSRLFPSVVRKVLGDFSSVLAILLGCGLDAFLGLATPKLLVPTEFKPTLPGRGWLVSPFGTNPWWLSVAAALPALLLSILIFMDQQITAVILNRAEYRLQKGAGFHLDLFCVAVLMLLTSALGLPWYVSATVISLAHMDSLRRESKACVPGEAPHFLGIREQRLTGLVVFILTGISIFLAPVLKFIPMPVLYGIFLYMGVAALGSIQFMKRVQLLLMPTKHQPDMLLLRHVPLSRVHLFTAIQLACLGLLWIIKSTPAAIIFPLMLLGLVGVRKALEWVFSPQELLWLDELMPEEEKNIPENGLEPEHLFSRNDSEDSELMYQPKAPEINISVN; via the exons ATGAAGCTGCCAGGCCAAGAGGACTTTGGACATTCTAGTGCTCATGAAAATGTTCTTTCAGAGGAACTGGACAGTGGCCTTGGCCCTGGTCCCGGCCTTGGTggtccctcagacacagacaacgTGGAATCGGGGCTATCCCAGGACCCTCTGCTCTTCATTCAACTGAATGAGCTGTTGGGCTGGCCCCACGCACTGGAGTggaaggagacaggcag GTGGGTGCTGTTCGAAGAAAAGCTAGAAGTAGGCGCAGGCCGGTGGAGTGCCCCCCATGTGCCTACCCTGGCCTTACCCAGCCTCCAGAAGCTTCGAAGCCTGTTGGCCGAGGGCATTGTACTGCTGGACTGTCAAGCTCAGAACCTCCTGGAGCTTGTGG AGCAGGTAATCAGTGGGGAGTCCCTGAGCCCAGAACTGAGAGGACAGCTCCAAGCCTTGCTGCTGCAGAGACCCCAGCACCACATCCAGACCCCAGGCATCAGGCCCTGCAGAG GGTCTAGTGCTTTCAGAAATGCTTCTCATGATGAGGACACCCCCCTGAAG CACCAGAACCCCTTGAGACAGAAGCTGCCTCCGGGAGCTGAGGCAGCAGCAGTGTTGGCAGGAGAGCTGGGTTTCCTGGCTCAGCCACTAGGGGCCTTCGTAAGACTGCGGACTCCAGTGGTGCTGGAGCCTCTTACAGAGGTGATCTTGCCTAGCAG gtttttctgcctccttttgGGTCCTCCCACCCTGGAAGGGAGCTACCGTGAGATGGGTCGGGCAGCAGCTGTCCTCCTCAGTGACCCG CAATTCCAGTGGTCAGTTCGTCGGGCAAGCGATCTCCATGACCTTCTGGCAGCCCTGGATGCCTTCCTACAGGAGGTGACAACTCTCCCCCCAGGTCGGTGGGACCGAACAGCCCGGATTCCCCCGCCCAAATGCCTACCCTCTCAGCACAAAAG ACTCCACTCGGAACTGCAGGAAGTCACTGGCCTCTCCCACCAGAGTGCGTCCCAGGCAGAGGACAGGCACCACAATGGACAGCACACACCCAGCCCAGAATTGCAAAGGACCGGCAG GCTGTTTGGGGGTCTTGTCCAGGACGTGCGCCGGAAGGCAGGCTGGTACCCCAGCGATTTCTTGGACGCCCTACACCCCCAATGTTTCTCAGCTGTGCTCTACATTTACCTGGCCACAGTCACAAACGCCATCACTTTTGGGGGTCTGCTGGGAGATGCCACTGAAGGTGCCCAG GGAGTGCTGGAGAGTTTCCTGGGCACAGCGGTGGCTGGCGCTGCCTTCTGCCTGATGGCAGGCCAGCCCCTCACCATCCTTAGCAGCACAGGGCCAGTGCTGGTGTTTGAGCGCCTGCTCTTCTCTTTTAGCAG AGATCACAGCCTGGACTACCTGCCCTTCCGCCTGTGGGTAGGCATCTGGATGGCCACACTTTGCCTGGTGCTGGTGGCTACAGAGGCCAGCTTGCTGGTGCGCTACTTCACCCGATTCACAGAGGAAGGATTCTGTGCTCTCATCAGCCTCATCTTCATTTATGATGCCGTGGGGAAAATGCTGAACTTGATTCATGCCTATCCAATCCAAAGGCCAGGATCTCCTGCCTATGGCTGCTTCTGTCAATACCCAGGCCCAGGAG GAAATGCATCTGAGTGGACAAGTACAAAGCACAAAGACACAGATGTCTTAAGCGTG CACCTAGGGCTGGTCAATGCATCCTTGCTGTCTCCACCTGAGTGCATCCGGCAGGGAGGCTACCCGCACGGTCCCAGCTGTTACACGGTGCCAGACATTgccttcttctcccttctcctcttctttacttccttcctttGTGCCATGGCCCTCAAGCATGTAAAGAACAGCCGCCTCTTCCCCTCTGTT GTGCGCAAGGTGTTGGGCGACTTTTCCTCAGTCCTGGCCATCCTGCTGGGCTGTGGCCTTGACGCCTTTCTTGGCCTAGCCACGCCGAAGCTCTTGGTGCCCACAGAATTCAAG CCTACACTCCCTGGgcgtggctggctggtgtctccttttGGAACTAACCCCTGGTGGCTGAGTGTGGCAGCTGCCTTgcctgctctgctgctgtctaTCCTTATCTTCATGGACCAGCAGATCACAGCAGTCATCCTCAACCGTGCAGAATATAGACTGCAG AAGGGAGCTGGCTTCCACCTGGACCTCTTCTGTGTAGCTGTTTTGATGCTGCTCACATCGGCACTTGGGCTGCCCTGGTATGTCTCAGCCACTGTCATCTCCCTGGCCCACATGGATAGTCTTCGGAGAGAAAGCAAAGCCTGTGTCCCTGGCGAAGCCCCCCACTTCCTGGGCATCAG GGAGCAGCGGCTGACGGGTTTGGTGGTGTTCATCCTTACAGGCATCTCCATCTTCCTGGCACCTGTGCTCAAG TTCATCCCAATGCCTGTGCTCTACGGCATCTTCCTGTACATGGGAGTAGCAGCACTCGGCAGCATCCAG TTCATGAAAAGAGTGCAGCTATTGTTGATGCCAACAAAACATCAGCCAGACATGCTGCTCTTGCGGCATGTGCCTCTAAGCAGAGTCCACCTGTTCACAGCCATCCAGCTTGCCTGCTTGGGTCTGCTTTGGATAATCAAGTCTACCCCCGCAGCCATTATCTTCCCACTTATG TTACTGGGCCTGGTGGGAGTCCGAAAAGCACTGGAGTGGGTCTTTTCACCACAGGAACTCCTCTGGCTGGATGAGCTCATGccagaggaggagaagaacatCCCTGAGAACGGACTGGAGCCAGAGCACTTGTTCAGTAGAAATGACAGTGAGGAT TCAGAACTGATGTATCAGCCAAAGGCTCCAGAAATCAACATCTCTGTGAATTAG